A portion of the Lolium rigidum isolate FL_2022 chromosome 1, APGP_CSIRO_Lrig_0.1, whole genome shotgun sequence genome contains these proteins:
- the LOC124667551 gene encoding late embryogenesis abundant protein 6-like, with protein MQHAKVKVKDSASAMKANATITRAKVAEKAEAATARSHDERELAHERGQAKVAAAEMELHQAKVAHREEAMEHRLRKHVHGHKKDDKHAGGH; from the coding sequence ATGCAGCACGCCAAGGTGAAGGTGAAGGACAGCGCGAGCGCAATGAAGGCGAACGCGACGATCACTCGGGCCAAGGTGGCCGAGAaggcggaggcggcgacggcgaggtcgcACGACGAGCGGGAGCTGGCGCACGAGCGCGGCCAGGCCAAGGTCGCCGCCGCCGAGATGGAGCTGCACCAGGCCAAGGTGGCGCACCGCGAGGAGGCCATGGAGCACCGCCTCCGCAAGCACGTCCACGGCCACAAGAAAGACGACAAGCACGCCGGCGGTCACTGA